A section of the Apodemus sylvaticus chromosome 10, mApoSyl1.1, whole genome shotgun sequence genome encodes:
- the Carhsp1 gene encoding calcium-regulated heat-stable protein 1, whose product MSSEPPPPPQPPMHQTSVGLLDTPRARDRSPSPLRGNVVPSPLPTRRTRTFSATVRASQGPVYKGVCKCFCRSKGHGFITPADGGPDIFLHISDVEGEYVPVEGDEVTYKMCSIPPKNEKLQAVEVVITHLAPGTKHETWSGHVISN is encoded by the exons ATGTCATCTGAGCCTCCCCCGCCGCCGCAGCCCCCCATGCATCAGACTTCTGTAGGGCTATTGGATACCCCTCGCGCCCGGGATCGCTCTCCATCCCCTCTGCGGGGCAATGTGGTCCCTAGCCCTCTGCCTACCCGCCGGACAAGGACCTTCTCAGC GACGGTGCGGGCCTCGCAGGGCCCTGTCTACAAAGGAGTCTGTAAATGCTTCTGCCGGTCCAAGGGCCACGGCTTCATCACCCCAGCTGATGGTGGTCCTGACATCTTCCTGCACATCTCTGA TGTGGAAGGGGAGTATGTTCCGGTGGAAGGCGACGAGGTCACCTATAAGATGTGCTCTATCCCGCCCAAGAACGAGAAGCTGCAGGCTGTAGAGGTGGTCATTACCCACCTGGCACCAGGGACCAAGCATGAGACCTGGTCCGGGCACGTCATCAGCAACTAG
- the LOC127694508 gene encoding translation initiation factor IF-2-like produces the protein MRLTAAGLASHMLLHCSVKSGFCPHPGANTKRERPAAPPPYKQPTGEGSGRLPLSGPGYCPAAQHAAGEAQPSGTAPPSSSRESPEPPARRKAPERERRLRSKTGGPARSTNRSQPRIAAAATPTRLPLGTGPGTSRLPGDAYDSSSCCASTARIERGLGAWPRGRAECGTTPLWAPGQWTRSPEPGLVLPGRRSAAQQLPPDLCVDAPQAGARFSVGAGGILPPAPRGSAGAQCQPGARESGTIGSRRAVPATPQHKSGPNLPLTLDKRAPFFFKNYEIEERRGTEREM, from the exons ATGAGGCTCACAGCAGCCGGCCTAGCCAGCCACATGCTGCTCCATTGTTCTGTGAAGAGTGGATTCT GCCCCCATCCTGGCGCCAACACCAAGCGAGAGCGCCCAGCCGCTCCTCCTCCCTACAAGCAGCCAACCGGAGAGGGGTCAGGGCGGCTCCCCCTCTCCGGGCCTGGCTACTGTCCCGCCGCCCAGCATGCAGCTGGCGAGGCCCAGCCGTCGGGGACAGCTCCGCCTTCCTCTAGCCGCGAGTCCCCAGAACCTCCCGCCCGCCGGAAAGCACCGGAGAGGGAGCGCCGCCTACGTTCAAAAACAGGTGGCCCAGCGAGAAGTACAAACCGAAGTCAACCAAGGATCGCTGCTGCGGCCACACCCACCCGTCTCCCCTTAGGGACG GGTCCCGGGACCAGCCGCTTACCTGGCGACGCGTACGACTCCTCCAGCTGCTGTGCTTCGACTGCAAGAATAGAGCGGGGACTGGGGGCGTGGCCGCGGGGCAGGGCGGAGTGTGGGACCACGCCCCTTTGGGCTCCGGGCCAATGGACGCGCAGCCCGGAGCCCGGACTGGTCCTGCCCGGAAGGAGGAGCGCAGCGCAGCAGCTGCCACCGGACCTTTGTGTGGATGCCCCGCAGGCGGGAGCGCGGTTCTCGGTAGGGGCAGGAGGTATTCTCCCTCCCGCCCCTCGCGGGTCTGCGGGCGCCCAGTGCCAGCCCGGTGCCCGGGAGAGTGGCACAATCGGGTCTCGGCGGGCAGTGCCTGCCACACCCCAGCACAAGTCCGGCCCCAACTTGCCCTTGACTCTAGATAAGCGGGcgcctttttttttcaagaattacgagatagaagaaaggcgagggacagaaagagaaatgtaa
- the Litafd gene encoding lITAF domain-containing protein has protein sequence MAVYLRREGCPAGGEGTCSEDQAILARAPDFPQPREPPPPYYPPGPRGQRSPGVYPVYAQVPPIVQRGFFTGIPRVTASVPVQTLCPYCGNHVMTVTTPVPGLLTWLLCSGLFVFGCFLGCCLLPFCMQSLMDVAHSCPVCHQELFYYRRLGFGL, from the exons ATGGCTGTGTACCTGCGAAGAGAAGGCTGCCCGGCTGGTGGGGAGGGCACTTGTTCAGAAGACCAGGCCATTCTGGCACGGGCCCctg aCTTTCCGCAGCCTAGGGAGCCGCCTCCTCCTTATTACCCCCCTGGCCCAAGAGGACAGAGATCGCCCGGAGTATACCCCGTGTACGCCCAAGTCCCACCAATAGTCCAAAGAG gCTTCTTCACTGGCATTCCTCGTGTGACAGCTTCTGTGCCAGTGCAGACCTTGTGTCCCTACTGTGGGAACCATGTCATGACAGTGACAACCCCTGTGCCAGGCCTCCTCACCTGGCTGCTGTGCAGTGGCCTCTTTGTGTTTGG GTGCTTCCTGGGCTGCTGCCTCCTCCCCTTCTGCATGCAGAGCCTCATGGATGTGGCCCACTCCTGCCCTGTGTGTCATCAGGAGCTCTTCTACTACCGGCGCCTGGGATTTGGACTATGA